In Blastopirellula sp. J2-11, a single genomic region encodes these proteins:
- a CDS encoding DUF1549 domain-containing protein yields the protein MCASSRFLTVFQSLGYVLFLATTVFGSPNAGNDFFEAKIRPVLVQHCYACHNSFGKAKGGLALDYKDALLAGGDSGDVVIAGDPEESILLQALRHENGYEMPAQAPPLSKAVIQDFEHWIKIGLPDPRVEKPKSPNLEGAPAWDEVRDSRKQWWAFQPLQQATIPDVDDPAWDKSPLDRFVYARMRQAGLKPQAVASPETLVRRVHLILTGQLPDPEVARRFVEEPSDAAYEALVDQLLMSKAFGECWARHWQDWYRYAESHGSEEDPKIPYVRQYRDYLVRAINADVGYDQLLMEHLAGDLMKTPRINEALSLNESAIGAAHLRMVPHGYGVTDAYGEQITFTDNQIDVVSKAMLGLTVSCARCHNHKFDPISQKDFYRFYGIFASGRPSNIVIDSPARLSMNREEILEVKAELRKRIADHWLTQLSGLAAWLQKFSSERKEPPHYSDPIGVWMLLKDESPKNISRKVNEYAADLAKMKKARAESIANASLYLDLKDPANQSRWKVTGNSSATAISPAGSFAMQPEGNAALLAIYPGGVYSHLVSNKHAAVFNTENIQIDGKHAYVRAVGDGAQARTPIRAYPLTRGGGLHRSNRLDRRSLDWMKLSAKWEYWHGEQCHFELSTGKDMLPYPSDADRSWFGVTEIYAGDSPPLLVGASLLALVKDLEVLKSTEAISAAYEATLRDAVNAWRRGDCTDVQAEFLNEFLQLGFFDNQLDQLPAKIQKQVSLYRKLEQAIPAPTRAPGVIEVKPVDQPLLVRGDHRNETAPVPQGFLEVFDGRTYDGSTSGRLELAKDVVSDNNTLKSRVLVNRLWAYVFGRGLVASTDNFGRLGSEPTHPALLDHLAIDFEQNAWSLKHTIRELVTSRAFRSAGQADEPTIQQDPQNIYLSYFLPRRLDAEAIYDSVGQFANQTERAIYLPVIRNEQDPFLAVFNMPIPTTTNSARTNTNVPAQALAMMNGQVVKEAAQQWADRIDRQHPALNDEEKIQKMFLEAYVRPPSSAEIEILTTHYREAQAADSQIRNLAAEMQVIQQSVRKTQAEIDQLIMKVRKEEESDRAQATAANRGENLAQLPLAEWRFDGDATDQRGDLDGVLKGDAKIEGGALILNGGYMETPPLKKPLKAKTLEALVSLGEPSQSGGGVISVQTLDGNYFDSIVFGEIQPRCWIAGSDHHQRTIPLAGAPEETLGRPLLLTIVYDEDGTITVYRNTELYGKSYRKGPAFTFESGGSEVLLGMRHGVAPSPGRMFRGRIHEARLYDRALSAQEIAESKLAWSTLAEIPIGAPEQKERFAVLQDELQTLALAKARVHIELQKWNEKLRSHGTYGIAHAMLNSKEFLYVY from the coding sequence ATGTGCGCCTCTTCGAGATTTCTCACGGTCTTCCAATCCTTGGGTTACGTCCTATTTCTGGCGACGACCGTTTTCGGTTCGCCGAATGCAGGGAACGATTTTTTCGAGGCAAAAATTCGCCCCGTATTGGTTCAGCATTGCTACGCGTGCCACAACAGCTTCGGCAAGGCGAAAGGAGGGCTCGCACTCGACTACAAAGATGCGCTGTTAGCGGGCGGCGATTCGGGAGATGTGGTCATTGCCGGAGATCCTGAAGAGAGCATTTTGCTGCAAGCGCTGCGACATGAGAACGGCTATGAAATGCCTGCCCAGGCTCCTCCGCTATCAAAAGCAGTGATCCAAGATTTTGAACATTGGATCAAGATCGGGTTACCGGATCCGCGTGTTGAGAAGCCGAAGTCTCCCAATCTAGAGGGAGCGCCTGCTTGGGATGAGGTTCGAGATAGCCGCAAGCAGTGGTGGGCTTTTCAGCCGCTACAACAAGCGACGATTCCTGATGTGGATGATCCCGCATGGGACAAAAGCCCCCTTGATCGTTTCGTTTACGCCAGAATGCGTCAAGCAGGTCTCAAGCCGCAAGCCGTCGCTTCGCCAGAGACGTTGGTGCGTCGCGTTCATTTGATTTTAACGGGCCAGTTGCCAGATCCTGAAGTTGCACGCCGGTTTGTCGAAGAGCCGAGCGACGCCGCCTATGAAGCGTTGGTCGATCAGCTTTTGATGTCGAAAGCATTTGGTGAGTGTTGGGCAAGGCACTGGCAAGACTGGTATCGCTACGCCGAGTCGCACGGCAGCGAAGAAGATCCCAAGATCCCCTACGTGCGTCAATATCGCGATTACCTGGTTCGAGCGATCAATGCAGATGTCGGCTATGACCAGTTGCTCATGGAGCATTTGGCTGGCGATCTGATGAAAACGCCGCGAATTAACGAAGCGCTTTCGTTGAACGAGTCGGCGATCGGCGCCGCACATTTAAGAATGGTTCCGCACGGCTATGGAGTCACGGACGCCTACGGAGAGCAAATCACGTTTACGGACAATCAGATTGACGTGGTTTCGAAAGCAATGCTGGGTCTGACGGTCTCTTGCGCTCGCTGTCACAATCACAAATTTGATCCGATCAGCCAGAAGGACTTCTACCGCTTTTACGGAATCTTTGCGAGCGGCCGTCCTTCCAATATCGTGATCGATTCCCCGGCTCGGTTGAGCATGAACAGGGAAGAAATTCTGGAGGTCAAAGCGGAACTTCGTAAGCGGATCGCCGACCATTGGTTGACTCAACTTTCTGGCTTGGCCGCTTGGCTCCAGAAATTTAGTAGCGAGCGAAAAGAGCCGCCGCACTACTCCGACCCGATTGGCGTCTGGATGCTGTTAAAAGACGAATCGCCAAAGAATATATCTCGGAAGGTAAATGAATACGCGGCGGATCTAGCGAAAATGAAAAAAGCCCGCGCCGAGTCGATCGCCAACGCTTCCCTTTATCTAGATCTCAAAGATCCTGCGAACCAAAGCCGTTGGAAGGTGACAGGCAACAGTTCGGCGACTGCAATTAGCCCGGCCGGATCGTTTGCGATGCAACCGGAGGGAAACGCGGCGTTACTTGCAATCTATCCAGGAGGGGTCTATTCGCATCTTGTTTCCAATAAGCATGCGGCCGTATTCAATACGGAAAATATTCAAATCGACGGCAAGCATGCTTATGTAAGAGCTGTAGGAGACGGAGCGCAAGCCCGCACTCCGATCCGCGCTTATCCGCTAACGCGAGGAGGAGGTCTGCATCGATCCAATCGATTGGACCGCCGATCGCTTGATTGGATGAAACTAAGCGCCAAGTGGGAATATTGGCATGGCGAACAATGTCATTTTGAATTGAGTACCGGCAAAGACATGTTGCCGTACCCTAGCGACGCCGATCGATCTTGGTTCGGTGTGACCGAGATTTATGCGGGGGATTCTCCTCCCCTTTTGGTAGGCGCTTCTTTGCTTGCATTGGTGAAAGATCTGGAGGTATTGAAATCGACCGAAGCCATCTCAGCCGCCTACGAAGCGACATTGAGAGACGCCGTAAACGCTTGGCGTCGCGGCGACTGCACCGATGTTCAAGCCGAATTTTTGAATGAATTTTTACAGTTGGGATTTTTTGACAACCAGCTTGATCAGCTTCCGGCAAAAATTCAAAAGCAAGTGTCGCTTTATCGAAAGCTGGAACAAGCGATTCCGGCGCCGACCCGCGCCCCCGGGGTGATTGAAGTCAAGCCTGTCGATCAGCCCTTGTTGGTGCGGGGCGATCATCGCAACGAGACGGCGCCTGTGCCGCAAGGCTTCTTAGAAGTATTTGACGGCCGCACATACGACGGCTCGACGTCTGGACGCTTAGAACTAGCGAAAGATGTAGTGAGCGACAACAACACGCTGAAATCGAGAGTGCTGGTAAACCGACTTTGGGCATATGTCTTTGGGAGAGGACTGGTCGCATCGACCGACAATTTTGGACGGCTTGGCAGCGAGCCTACGCACCCCGCGTTGCTCGATCACCTGGCGATCGACTTTGAACAAAATGCTTGGTCGCTCAAGCATACGATTCGAGAGCTGGTGACCAGTCGAGCGTTTCGATCAGCGGGCCAAGCTGACGAACCAACCATTCAGCAAGATCCCCAAAATATCTACCTTTCTTACTTTCTCCCGCGCCGGCTCGATGCCGAGGCGATCTACGATTCGGTTGGACAGTTCGCGAATCAAACCGAACGAGCGATTTATTTGCCGGTGATACGGAATGAACAAGATCCGTTTCTTGCCGTCTTTAATATGCCGATACCGACCACCACGAATAGCGCTCGCACCAATACGAATGTGCCTGCCCAGGCGCTGGCGATGATGAACGGGCAAGTCGTGAAAGAGGCGGCGCAACAATGGGCGGATCGTATTGACCGTCAGCATCCTGCCCTCAATGACGAAGAGAAGATCCAAAAGATGTTCCTCGAAGCGTACGTTCGTCCGCCAAGTTCAGCGGAAATCGAGATCCTGACGACTCACTACCGCGAAGCGCAGGCAGCAGACTCGCAGATTCGCAACCTTGCCGCAGAGATGCAAGTCATTCAGCAGAGTGTCCGTAAGACGCAAGCGGAAATCGACCAGTTGATAATGAAAGTGCGAAAAGAGGAGGAAAGTGATCGCGCCCAAGCGACCGCAGCGAATCGAGGTGAGAATTTAGCACAGCTCCCTCTCGCGGAATGGAGGTTTGACGGAGATGCGACCGATCAGCGAGGCGATTTAGACGGCGTCCTGAAAGGTGATGCGAAGATTGAAGGAGGAGCGTTGATTTTAAACGGCGGATATATGGAGACGCCGCCGCTTAAGAAGCCGTTAAAAGCGAAAACGCTGGAAGCGTTAGTTAGTCTTGGCGAGCCTTCGCAATCGGGCGGTGGGGTGATCTCCGTGCAAACCCTGGATGGAAATTATTTCGATTCCATCGTGTTTGGTGAGATACAACCTCGCTGTTGGATCGCTGGAAGCGACCATCACCAGCGAACGATTCCGCTTGCGGGGGCTCCGGAAGAGACGCTTGGTCGTCCTCTCTTGTTGACGATCGTTTATGACGAGGACGGCACGATCACCGTTTACCGCAACACGGAACTCTATGGCAAATCGTATCGAAAGGGACCAGCGTTCACTTTTGAGTCAGGTGGATCTGAGGTCCTCTTGGGGATGCGGCACGGCGTCGCGCCAAGTCCAGGCAGAATGTTTCGGGGGCGAATCCATGAAGCGCGCTTGTATGATCGCGCACTTTCGGCCCAAGAGATTGCGGAATCGAAATTAGCTTGGAGCACGTTGGCGGAAATTCCAATCGGCGCCCCCGAGCAAAAAGAGCGATTCGCAGTTCTCCAGGATGAACTTCAAACGCTCGCGCTTGCCAAAGCGCGAGTCCATATCGAGCTACAGAAGTGGAACGAGAAACTTCGCTCGCACGGAACGTATGGAATTGCCCATGCCATGCTTAACTCGAAGGAGTTTCTCTATGTCTATTAA
- a CDS encoding IclR family transcriptional regulator, whose protein sequence is MAEIKEVTVPNLHRGMAILELLATSQLSATIAELSERLGYPSASVFRITQELENLDYLSRDPVSKRYTITNKFLLLGQPQGRQKGLVEAVIPAMRALRKATGETTQICCLVEDKNVILEQLISNHPFKYSAELGARCPAYSCAPGKAIIANLPEEERKELVDRLRLKRFTPTTITTKQAFVKELEKIVASGFAVDHAEGMEGIHCVAAVVRDSKNYPIGSITIAGPSYRLPEQQFAEIGKVVMDATRQATASYCK, encoded by the coding sequence ATGGCAGAAATCAAAGAAGTTACGGTACCCAACTTGCATCGCGGCATGGCCATTCTTGAACTTCTAGCGACCAGTCAACTTAGCGCAACCATCGCTGAGTTGTCCGAGCGGCTTGGGTATCCGTCCGCTTCGGTGTTTCGGATTACGCAAGAGTTGGAAAACCTCGATTACTTGTCGCGAGATCCAGTCAGCAAGCGCTATACGATCACCAACAAATTTCTGCTGTTAGGGCAACCGCAAGGTCGTCAAAAGGGCTTGGTGGAAGCGGTGATTCCAGCCATGCGCGCGTTGCGAAAAGCAACGGGAGAGACGACTCAAATCTGTTGTTTGGTAGAAGACAAGAACGTCATTCTAGAGCAGCTTATCTCGAATCACCCGTTTAAATATTCCGCCGAACTAGGCGCTCGATGCCCGGCGTATAGCTGTGCGCCCGGCAAAGCGATCATCGCGAATCTACCGGAAGAAGAGCGAAAAGAACTGGTCGACCGTCTCCGCTTGAAACGATTCACTCCCACCACCATCACCACGAAGCAAGCGTTCGTCAAAGAGCTGGAAAAAATCGTCGCCAGCGGCTTTGCCGTCGATCATGCCGAAGGGATGGAAGGGATTCATTGCGTCGCGGCGGTCGTGCGCGATTCAAAAAATTACCCGATCGGATCGATTACGATCGCCGGCCCCTCGTATCGGCTGCCTGAGCAGCAGTTTGCTGAAATTGGCAAGGTCGTCATGGATGCGACGCGGCAAGCGACGGCCAGCTATTGCAAGTAA